ACAGGTGCGTGTTGAGCAGGAAGACGGCCCCCGGCGCGGCATGCGCCAGCAGATCGTGCGTTTCGACAAAATGCGGCTGGTGGCAGGCGATGAACTTGGCGTCGCCGTCGCCGGTCAGGTAGGCCGAACGGATGGGCTGCGGGCCGAAACGCAGGTGCGAAACGGTCATTGCGCCCGACTTCTTGGAGTCATAGACGAAATAGCCCTGGGCGTAGAGCTCGGTTTCGTCGCCGATGATCTTGATCGAATTCTTGTTGGCCGACACCGTGCCGTCCGAGCCCAGACCGTAGAACACGGCAGCAAAGGTTTCGGCGGTCGCATCGCTGCGGAAGCTGGCGTCGAAAGGCAGCGACAGGCCGGTCACATCGTCGGCAATACCGACCGTGAAGCGGCGTTTCGGCGCCGGCTCGGTCAACGCGGCAAAAACGGCCAAAACCATGGCCGGATTGAATTCCTTGGAACCCAGGCCGTAACGCCCGCCGATCACGCGCGGCATGGCGGCGAAGCGCGGGTTTTCGTTGCCGGCATCCTCGGCCAGCGCCACCAGGACGTCCTTGTAGAGCGGTTCGCCGGCGGCGCCCGGTTCCTTGCAGCGGTCGAGCACGGCAATCTGGCGCGTCGTCGCCGGCAAGGCGGCGAGCAAGGCGGCCGGCGCCCAGGGGCGGAACAGGCGAACCTTGAGCAGCCCGACCTTCTCGCCACGGCGATTCATGTGGGCGACGGTTTCCTGCACGGTTTCGGCACCGGAACCCATCAGGATGATGACGCGCTCGGCGTCGGGCGCGCCGACATAATCGAACAATTTATAGGGTCGACCGGTGAGCTTGCCGAATTCGTCCATGGCTTCCTGAACGATGTCCGGGAAGGCGTCGAACCACGGGTTCTGCGCTTCGCGCGCCTGGAAGAAGACGTCCGGATTCTGCGACGTACCGCGCAGCACCGGGTGTTCCGGCGACAGGGCGCGGCCGCGCAACTCGACGATGCGCTCCTGCGGCAGCATTTTGTGCAAAACCGCATCGTCGACCGTCTGGATCTTGGCAACCTCGTGCGAGGTGCGGAAACCGTCGAAGAAATGCAGCACCGGGATGCGTCCGGCCAGCGTCGCTGCCGTGGCGATGGCCGCCATGTCGTGCGCTTCCTGCACCGAATTCGACGAAAGCAGCGCAAAGCCGGTGGCACGCGTGGACATCACGTCGGAATGGTCGCCGAAGATCGACAGCGCATGCGTCGCCAGGGCGCGGGCGGCAACGTGGAAGACGGTCGGCGTCAGTTCGCCGGCGATCTTGTACATGTTCGGGATCATCAGCAGCAGGCCTTGCGAGGCCGTGAAGGTCGTCGCCAGCGCGCCGGCCTGCAATGCGCCATGCACGGTACCGGCGGCACCGCCTTCGGACTGCAGTTCGACGACTTTCGGGACGCTGCCCCAGATATTGGCCTTGCCCTGCGCCGCCCATTCGTCGGACAGTTCGCCCATGCCGGACGAAGGGGTGATCGGGTAAATGGCGATCACTTCTGAAATGCGGAAGGCCACGTGTGCGACGGCTTCGTTACCGTCGATGGTGAGCATGTGTTTCATGATCTGATCCTGGTGGTTCGACTACGCCCACTCGAAAGCTGGCAGCCGGAAAACGCTCCGGGCAGGCCCGGAAACGCCGGATGCTGCAATGCAGCACTTGCATTCTACGCCCGAAAACGCAGGCGTGTCCGCCCTCTTCGATGACGCCGGGAACTAAAATAACGGCATGTGTTCCATCAAGAAAATCCCGCCGGGAGAAATCACCATGCCACTGCCGCGCCGCCCGCAAGCCGTCCTGATCGATCTGGCCGGCGTCCTGCATATCGACGACCAGGCCATTCCCGGCGCAGTCGAGGCGCTGCAGCGGTTGCGTGCCAGCGGCTTGGCGCTGCGCTTTCTGACCAACACGACGCGCTCGCCGCGCCGGCGCATCGTCAGCAAGCTGCAACAAATGGGTTTCGCCATCGCACCGGAAGAAGTGCAGACCGCCGTGCACGCGACCCGCCACCTCGTCGAACAGCGCGGCCTGCGCCCGCATTACCTGGTGCATCCCGATATTGCCGACGAAATCGGCCACAGCCACGCCGAACCCGATGCCGTCGTGCTCGGCGATGCCGGCGAGCATTTCACCTACGCCGCACTGAACACGGCATTTCGCCTGCTGATGCAGGGTCGACCGCTGATCGTCATGGCGCGCAACCGTTATTTCAGGGAAAAGGACGGCCTGACGCTGGACATGGGCGCCTACGTCGCCGGCCTGGAATACAGCAGCGGCGCCAAGGCGGAAGTGGTCGGCAAGCCGGCCGCGCCCTTCTTTTTAGCGGCGCTCGCCGAACTTGGCGTAGCCCCGGAAAACGCCGTGCTGATCGGCGACGACCTCAGCGACGACATCGGTGGCGCGCAGGCCGCCGGCATTCCCGGCATGCTGGTGCGCACCGGCAAATTCCGGCCGGGCGACGAGGCGCATCCGGACATCAAGCCGGCCGCAACGGTCGACGACTTTGCGGCAGCCGTTTCCCGGCTGCTCGATCGCTGAGCCGTTCTAAGAAGCTGTTCATGATTTTCGCTTGTCATTCAAACCCCTCCCCAACCCTCCCCTTCTCAGGGGAGGGAGTTTGTCCATGCGCGACTTGGGGTGCTCCTCCCCTGTTAAGGGGAGGTCGGGAGGGGTTTTACAGGCATATCAAATAAAGCTGTAGCCCGGTTTCACGACTTTCGGAAGATCGTGAACAGCCTCTAACGCGCGGTCAGCAAAAATTCGGCAGCGGCACCAGCCGACAACGGCCGCGCAAACAGGTAGCCCTGGAATTCTTCGCAGCCCAGCGCATTGAGCACGGCCAGTTGTGACGCCTTCTCGACCCCTTCGGCAACGACGCGCAGGTTGAGGCTGTGCGCCAGCGAGACGATGGCGCGCGTGATCGCCGTCGCTTCGGCGCCGGTGTCGCACTCCATGACGAAGGAACGATCGACCTTGAGCGTGTCGATCGGGAAGCGCTTCAGGTAGGCGAGCGAGGAGTAGCCGGTGCCGAAGTCGTCGATCGCGATGGTGACACCCATCGCCTTCAGTTCGTGCAGCACGGCGAGCGCCCGCTGCACATCGCCCATCAGCATGCCTTCGGTGATTTCCAGTTCGAGATTGGCCGGCGGCAACCCGGCTTCGTCGAGCACCGAACGGACCAGCGCCGCCAGATCCTTTTCGCGGAACAGGCTGGGCGAAATATTGACCGCGACATGCAGATCACGATATCCCGCGGCCCGCCAGCCGGCCGCCTCGTGACAAGCCTGGCGCATGACGAACCAGGTCAGTTGCGAGATCAGGCCGGTTTCTTCGGCGAGCGGGATGAACTTGACCGGCGAAACACTGCCGAATTCATCGCTGTCCCAGCGCACCAGCGCCTCGAAGCCGCAGGCGCGGCCGCGCGCATCGACCTTGGGCTGATAGACGACGTACAGCTCTTCCTGCTCGACGGCACGGCGCAAGGCCGAGTCGAGCGCCAGGCGGTCGCGCGCCGCGGCATTGAGCGATTCGGTATAGAACTGGAACTGCCCCTTGCCCAGCTGCTTGGCATGGTGCATCGCCGCGTCGGCATGGCGCAGCAGCGCTTCGAGATCTTCACCATCGTCCGGATAGACACTGACACCGATGCTGCAATTGACGCGCACTTCGTGGCCGTCAAGCATGATCGGCTCGGCGACGGCCTCCTGAATGCGGTGCAGGATCTGCAGCGTGTCGCTGAGGCCGCCGTAATCGCCGAGGATGAGCACGAACTCGTCACCGCCGTAACGCGCCACGGTATCCGACTCGCGCAGGCTGGCCTTGAGGCGTCTGGCAGACTCGACCAGCAACTGGTCGCCGGCGCCGTGACCAAGGCTGTCATTGACGAACTTGAAGTTATCGAGATCGACAAAGGCCAGTGTGCCGTGCGTGCCCTTGCGCTGCGCCAGACGCAGCAACTGCTGCAGGCGGTCCTGCAACAGGTTGCGGTTGGGCAGGCCGGTCAGCGGATCGTGCGTTGCCTGGTATTCGAGTTGCTGGCGGTAGTTGTGCTGCGCCGTGACATCCTCGACCGTGCCTTCGTAATAAAGCGCCTCGCCTTCCGGACTGAAGACGACGTGGGCGTTCTCGGAAATCCAGATGCGGCTGCCGTCACGGCAATAGACTTCGGATTCGAAATCGGTGACGCGCCCGGTATCGCGGATGCGCTGCTTGAATTCCTCGCGCCGGCCGGGTGCGACGTAAAGCCGGGTGGCAATGTCGGATAGTCCGGCAACCAGCGAAGCCGGGCAATCGTAGCCATAGAGCCGGGCCAGCGCCAGGTTGGCGGCCAGGTAATGACCGTCGATCGAGGTCTGGAACATGCCGATCACCGAGTCTTCGAAAATGCTGCGGTAGCGCAGTTCGGCATCGGCGAGCTGGCGTTGGCTGAGCAATTGCTCGGTAATGTCCTCGATGAAACCTTCAACCACGCGCCGTCCCTGCTCGTCGAGCACGACAGAGCCGCGTTCAAGCACCCAGATTTCCCGACCATCACGGTGCAGCAGGCGGTACTGCAGGCGATAGCGACCACTTCCGGCCATCGCCGCAGCGATCACCTGGCGGACACGCGCCCGGTCATCCGGATGGGTGATCATCTCAAGCGAGACGACCTTGTTGTCTTCCAGCTCGTCCGGGCAGTAACCGGTCAGTTCGCGGCTGCCATCGCTGACAAAATACAAGGTCCAGTGATCGTCGATGGCGCAGCGGAAGACCATGCCTTCAAGGTTGTGCACCAGCACCTGCAGGACGCGATCACTGTCGATGTCATTCCAGACGGAGTCACGCCGTTTGCGCAGGACAGGAAGAAAACCAGAAGAAGGCACGATATCTTTCATGTAAGAAACAAGTTTGATCAGCAAGCACGCTCTTGGAGCAAAAACCCTGCCCACCACAAACCTGGCGTTTTTGACACTTTTATATCGAAAACCACAAAAAACAGACATCCACCCGCTTCGGATGCACCACTATGATGCAACAACAACCATTGTGGTGCATTCAGAAATCAGGCATGCCCATAATCGGGAATGCGCCGCGGCAACGCGCCCGCCATCCCGCCGCCGGACAATCTTTTGCCATCGGCTGATATCCAGGCAAATACGGCGTCAACAGCCCGCGTGGCATCAGCAAAGTATTCCTGAGCATCAATCTCGACCCCCGCTGCACCCAGCATCCGGGTCCGAACCAAAGCCGCCATATGCCGCACTGCTTGGGCGGCCTGCCCGGCCAAGCCATCCTGAACGCTACCCTCGCCCGCCTGCTGGAGAATAGACTCGGCCCGGGCAATCAGAAACATCAGGCGAACCCGTGCAACCGCGGTGCAGCTCCGGCGTGTGGCCACACTCAGCCCGACCGCGCGCGCCTGTCCGAGGCACTCCGTCAAGGCGGGCAAACGACTGGCGTAATTGCGCACCATCGCACGCCCATCACGATCTGCAAGCAAAGGTTCAAGCCGCGACTCACCAAGCGCAGCCAGCCAGTGCAACAGCTTCTCGATCAACTGGCTATGTTCGGCAATACTTTGTTCGACCGTCAGTTTGCCCAGCTTTTCACGCAAGCCGACCCAGTGATGCCGGAACAGGGATAAATCGTTCGCGCTCAGGCAGGGATGTGGCTTGACGCTCTCGCCCACAGCAATCGGACGCAGATCCTGGATCAAGGCATCGATCTCGCGGGCCTTGCTTTCCAACTTGCTGGCAAAGCTCTGATCACCAGCCAGCCAGGCCGAACTCATTCCTCGATGCTGCTGAAAATGTGCAATCAGAGCCAACAGGGTGCGACATGCCGCCAGACTATGCTCCAGCGAGCGGCCGGCGTCCTCCCGCTGGGACCGGCGCTGGCGCAGCAGCGCCAGCACGGCAATCGACAGGGCAGCCCCGAGCATTGCATAGATGATCCAGTCCATGGCGATCTCACTCGTATTGGTATTGGTTCAGGGCCGTGTTCAACTGCACGGCCAGCTCACTCAGGTAGTGCGACAACTCACTGTTCTCGCTGACCAGATGCTCATTCGCATCGGCCAGCTGGGCGACCTGCTCGATGTCGCGGGCAATGTTCTGGCCGGCCTCGCTTTGCTCCCGACTGGCTGCAGCGATGTCGCGAATCAGTTCCAGCGTGCGCTGGACGTTCTCCTCAACCAGACCCAGCTCGTCGACCGCCTTGCCGGCGTCAAGCAGACTGAGCCCGGCTTCCTGGCTGGTTTGCCCCATCGCCATGATCATGCTGCTGACCTCGCTGCGCACGCCTTCGATCCGTTCGCCAATATCGCGTGTCGCGTTACTTGTCCGCTCGGCCAATTTGCGCACCTCGTCGGCAACAACAGCAAAACCCCGTCCCTGCTCACCGGCCCGCGCCGCCTCGATGGCAGCATTTAGCGCCAGCAGGTTGGTTTGAGCTGCGATATCAGCAATCAGGCCGACGATCGTGTCAATTTCCTGCGAACGCTCGCCCAGACGCGTCGCACTGGCCGCCGTACGTTCGACCGTAGCCACCAGATCGGTCAGGCTGCCAGCCAGACCGCTGACCCGGCCGGCGCCAGTCAGCGCCATCTGGCGCGATGCCTCGGCCACCGCGGCAGCACCTTGTGCGCTATCACTGGTCATGCCGAGACTTACCGTCAATTGCTCCAGCGTTGCCGACGACGAAAAGGTAATGTCGCGCTGTCTACGTACTCCGGCATCACCACCACTCGCGTTCTGCCGGCTCTCGCTGGCAACACTGGAAATCTCCTGCGCCATTCGGCCGAAAACCAGAAACAGGCTGGCCAGCGAACGTGCCATACCATTCAGGCGTTCGGCGAGAGGCGCCAATGCGCCACACCGGCCAGTATCGAGACGGGAAACCAGCTTGCCGGCAGCCAATGCCAGGGCGAACTGGTCGATCATATGCAGCCCTCGCTCCAGATCAAGCAGGACGCGCGAGGCAAGCACCGCCGAGAGCAACAACATGCCACAGCCCAGCCAGCCCACGTAGATCGACCAGACGCCGGCAAAGCCAAGGCTGGCCGACATTGCACCAATTACCGCAAACAGCCAGCAGGCAATTTGCGGGGTACGCAAATCAACCTGAACAGGCCGGAAAACAATCGGGTCGCGCTCTGTCATGGGGTCTCGTTCATATCCGCCGTTATTGCCGCTCCTGCATGCAAGAGCCTTGCCATCACGCACCAGAAAAAATCCCACACAAAATCATGAAGATAAAGCACTCCCAACGGTCAACTGCCAACAAATGCCCTAAAGCAAGGCATGGCCAGCAAAGTCCGCAACCAGACATGCACACTTACAGTGCCTGGGCCAGCCGAGTCGCCCAGGACGTACAATCCGGTCGGAAAGACGCCGCCCGGCGGCTATAATCACGCCTTTGCAATGCACTGGAACTGGTCACATGGAAGCCGAACACATCAACAGCATCTCCAACAAGCTCGAGGATCTGGCGCAGCGCGCCGCCGAGCTTCGGAGGTATCTTTGACTACGATCAGAAACGCGAACGCCTGACCCTCCTGACCCAGGAGATGGAAGATCCCAAGATTTGGGATGACGCCAAACGCGCCCAGGAACTGGGCCGCGAAAAGAAATCGCTGGAAAACATCGTGCTGGTGCTCGAAGAAGTCGACGCCGGCATCAACGACGGGCGCGAACTGTTCGAGATGGGCAAGGAAGACGGCGACGAAGACACCCTGCTCTCCGTCGAAGCCGACAATGCCGAACTCGAGAAGAAGGTTGCCGCCCTCGAATTCCGCCGCATGTTCAACAATCCGTCCGACCCGATGCCCTGCTTCCTGGAAATCCAGGCCGGCGCCGGCGGTACCGAAGCCCAGGACTGGGCCTCGATGCTGTTGCGCATGTACCTGAAATACGGCGAAAAGAAGGGGTTTACCGTCGAGGTCATGGAAGAGTCGGAAGGCGACGTCGCCGGCCTGAAGAGCGCCACCGTCAAGTTCACTGGCGACTACGCCTACGGCACGCTGCGCACCGAAACCGGCATCCACCGCCTGGTCCGCAAGTCGCCGTTCGACTCCAACGCGCGTCGTCACACCAGCTTCACGTCCGTGTTCGTGTTCCCGGAAGTCGATGACTCGATCGAGATCAACATCAACCCGGCCGACGTGCGTACCGACACCTACCGCGCTTCCGGCGCCGGCGGTCAGCACATCAACAAGACCGACTCGGCCGTGCGTCTGACCCACGTCCCGACCGGCATCGTCGTGCAGTGCCAGAACGACCGTTCGCAGCACCGCAACCGCGACGAAGCCTGGCAGATGCTGCGCGCCCGCATCTACGAGTTCGAGTTGCGCAAGCAGCAGGCCGAACAGCAGAAGCTGGAAGACGCCAAGTCCGACATTGGCTGGGGCCACCAGATCCGCTCCTACGTGCTCGACCAGAGCCGCATCAAGGATCTGCGCACCAACTACGAAGTCGGTAACACCCAGGGCGTGCTCGACGGCGACCTCGACGGCTTCATCGAGGCCAGTCTCAAGCAAGGTGTGTGACGCCAAACCCCAACCTGTTCGCCGGATTGCCGGCCGCTCCCGCGGCGGCCGAGCAATTCGCCGAACTGCTTGCACTCCCCGATCTGCGCATCGAGCGCATTGTTTCCACCGGCCAGAGCAGCCCGCCGGATTTCTGGTACGACCAGGCTGAAGGCGAATGGGTCGTTGTGCTCGAAGGTGAAGCCAAATTGCGTTTTGCCGACGAAGCCGAAGCCCGCCATCTGCAGGCCGGCGATTACGTCAACATCGCGCCGCACCGCCGGCATCGCGTCGACTGGACGCCCACCGACCGCACTACCGTCTGGCTCGCCGTTTTCTACCGCGCCTGAACGACTAGCGCTCCGCACGCCATTCGGCGTACCACTCGGTCAGCAGACGCCGCTCACCGAGGCCGGCCAGACTCTGATCCACCGCATCATGATTGCCCCAGACGACATCGGACAAGGCGCCGGCGTCGACCTGCGCTTCGATTTCGCTGCAATAGACGCCCTTGTCGCGCTGCACGTAGAAGCCGTAGGTGCGACAGGCCACCGGACGCTGGGCATAGACCGGACAGGCGCCGCTTTCCCGGTCGAGCAATGGACAGGTCAGCGGTCGCACCGTCTGGCTGGCGAGGGCCGCCATGTCGGCGTCGATCTGCTGCAGATGCTGCGGCGTCAGCCCGGCCAGGCCCTGGCGCAGCAGATCCCATTCGGCGGCATGCAGTTGCGGGATTTCGGCGAGGCGCTGGCAGCAGCCGTCACAGCCCTTGCCGCACAGCCAGTCGGGCCGGTTCTCGCGGATGCTGGCGACGCGGCGGTCGACCTCGGCGAGCAGCCGGAAAAGCGCTGCCAAGCTATTTCCGGATCGGCTGGTTACGCCCGGAAAACTGGTCGCTCAGGCGCATCACCCCATCGCTGATGTTGCTGTCCCGGTTTTCCTTGCAATACTGGCTGATCTTGGCCTCGATCGTGCCGCTCGAAATGGTGGAGACCTGCTGGTTGGGCAAGGCGTAATTGTGGCCGGTCAAAAAGCCGCGCAGCCAGAAAATGTAGGCATTGCGCTGATCCGGATCGTCCTTGGACTTGATCCAGGTAGCGCAGGACATGTCGTCGAAGCCGAGAATATTGGTTGCTGCCATCGCCGACATGGCAAAACACAGCGCGGTGCAGGCCGCAGCGGTCAACCCGGCAATTTTTCGTATTTTCATCTGACCATCCCTGTTCTCAGGTCGCCAGTATATGCCCCGCCGTGCGTACCGCAATGCCGACGCAAGCGCCGAGCGCGGCAGGCTTCCAGACCGCGGCAATGCGCGG
The DNA window shown above is from Quatrionicoccus australiensis and carries:
- a CDS encoding TIGR01458 family HAD-type hydrolase; the protein is MPLPRRPQAVLIDLAGVLHIDDQAIPGAVEALQRLRASGLALRFLTNTTRSPRRRIVSKLQQMGFAIAPEEVQTAVHATRHLVEQRGLRPHYLVHPDIADEIGHSHAEPDAVVLGDAGEHFTYAALNTAFRLLMQGRPLIVMARNRYFREKDGLTLDMGAYVAGLEYSSGAKAEVVGKPAAPFFLAALAELGVAPENAVLIGDDLSDDIGGAQAAGIPGMLVRTGKFRPGDEAHPDIKPAATVDDFAAAVSRLLDR
- a CDS encoding sensor domain-containing protein, whose amino-acid sequence is MPSSGFLPVLRKRRDSVWNDIDSDRVLQVLVHNLEGMVFRCAIDDHWTLYFVSDGSRELTGYCPDELEDNKVVSLEMITHPDDRARVRQVIAAAMAGSGRYRLQYRLLHRDGREIWVLERGSVVLDEQGRRVVEGFIEDITEQLLSQRQLADAELRYRSIFEDSVIGMFQTSIDGHYLAANLALARLYGYDCPASLVAGLSDIATRLYVAPGRREEFKQRIRDTGRVTDFESEVYCRDGSRIWISENAHVVFSPEGEALYYEGTVEDVTAQHNYRQQLEYQATHDPLTGLPNRNLLQDRLQQLLRLAQRKGTHGTLAFVDLDNFKFVNDSLGHGAGDQLLVESARRLKASLRESDTVARYGGDEFVLILGDYGGLSDTLQILHRIQEAVAEPIMLDGHEVRVNCSIGVSVYPDDGEDLEALLRHADAAMHHAKQLGKGQFQFYTESLNAAARDRLALDSALRRAVEQEELYVVYQPKVDARGRACGFEALVRWDSDEFGSVSPVKFIPLAEETGLISQLTWFVMRQACHEAAGWRAAGYRDLHVAVNISPSLFREKDLAALVRSVLDEAGLPPANLELEITEGMLMGDVQRALAVLHELKAMGVTIAIDDFGTGYSSLAYLKRFPIDTLKVDRSFVMECDTGAEATAITRAIVSLAHSLNLRVVAEGVEKASQLAVLNALGCEEFQGYLFARPLSAGAAAEFLLTAR
- a CDS encoding nitrate- and nitrite sensing domain-containing protein, which translates into the protein MDWIIYAMLGAALSIAVLALLRQRRSQREDAGRSLEHSLAACRTLLALIAHFQQHRGMSSAWLAGDQSFASKLESKAREIDALIQDLRPIAVGESVKPHPCLSANDLSLFRHHWVGLREKLGKLTVEQSIAEHSQLIEKLLHWLAALGESRLEPLLADRDGRAMVRNYASRLPALTECLGQARAVGLSVATRRSCTAVARVRLMFLIARAESILQQAGEGSVQDGLAGQAAQAVRHMAALVRTRMLGAAGVEIDAQEYFADATRAVDAVFAWISADGKRLSGGGMAGALPRRIPDYGHA
- a CDS encoding methyl-accepting chemotaxis protein produces the protein MTERDPIVFRPVQVDLRTPQIACWLFAVIGAMSASLGFAGVWSIYVGWLGCGMLLLSAVLASRVLLDLERGLHMIDQFALALAAGKLVSRLDTGRCGALAPLAERLNGMARSLASLFLVFGRMAQEISSVASESRQNASGGDAGVRRQRDITFSSSATLEQLTVSLGMTSDSAQGAAAVAEASRQMALTGAGRVSGLAGSLTDLVATVERTAASATRLGERSQEIDTIVGLIADIAAQTNLLALNAAIEAARAGEQGRGFAVVADEVRKLAERTSNATRDIGERIEGVRSEVSSMIMAMGQTSQEAGLSLLDAGKAVDELGLVEENVQRTLELIRDIAAASREQSEAGQNIARDIEQVAQLADANEHLVSENSELSHYLSELAVQLNTALNQYQYE
- the prfB gene encoding peptide chain release factor 2 (programmed frameshift) — translated: MEAEHINSISNKLEDLAQRAAELRRYLDYDQKRERLTLLTQEMEDPKIWDDAKRAQELGREKKSLENIVLVLEEVDAGINDGRELFEMGKEDGDEDTLLSVEADNAELEKKVAALEFRRMFNNPSDPMPCFLEIQAGAGGTEAQDWASMLLRMYLKYGEKKGFTVEVMEESEGDVAGLKSATVKFTGDYAYGTLRTETGIHRLVRKSPFDSNARRHTSFTSVFVFPEVDDSIEININPADVRTDTYRASGAGGQHINKTDSAVRLTHVPTGIVVQCQNDRSQHRNRDEAWQMLRARIYEFELRKQQAEQQKLEDAKSDIGWGHQIRSYVLDQSRIKDLRTNYEVGNTQGVLDGDLDGFIEASLKQGV
- a CDS encoding cupin domain-containing protein; this translates as MTPNPNLFAGLPAAPAAAEQFAELLALPDLRIERIVSTGQSSPPDFWYDQAEGEWVVVLEGEAKLRFADEAEARHLQAGDYVNIAPHRRHRVDWTPTDRTTVWLAVFYRA
- a CDS encoding YkgJ family cysteine cluster protein — encoded protein: MAALFRLLAEVDRRVASIRENRPDWLCGKGCDGCCQRLAEIPQLHAAEWDLLRQGLAGLTPQHLQQIDADMAALASQTVRPLTCPLLDRESGACPVYAQRPVACRTYGFYVQRDKGVYCSEIEAQVDAGALSDVVWGNHDAVDQSLAGLGERRLLTEWYAEWRAER
- a CDS encoding HdeA/HdeB family chaperone; the encoded protein is MKIRKIAGLTAAACTALCFAMSAMAATNILGFDDMSCATWIKSKDDPDQRNAYIFWLRGFLTGHNYALPNQQVSTISSGTIEAKISQYCKENRDSNISDGVMRLSDQFSGRNQPIRK